In one Terriglobales bacterium genomic region, the following are encoded:
- a CDS encoding FtsX-like permease family protein, which translates to QDVASDAKIALLGQTVVDNLFHGADPIGQVIRIKQVPITVVGTLVPKGQSPTGQDQDDVILLPITTQQKKVSGVNQARANSVGAMMVQAVSPQAISPAEAEMRSVLRQRHHLQGDQDDDFTIRNLEEVFKAQETSSRVMSILLAAIASVSLIVGGIGIMNIMLVSVTERTREIGIRMAIGATESDVQSQFLIEAVVLSLIGGAIGILFGVGSSFLITQLLSWTVLISPISIVVAVIFSSAVGVFFGFYPARKAARLDPIEALRYE; encoded by the coding sequence CAGGACGTCGCTTCCGACGCCAAGATCGCCCTGCTGGGCCAGACCGTGGTCGACAATCTGTTCCACGGCGCCGATCCGATCGGACAGGTGATCCGGATTAAGCAGGTGCCCATCACGGTGGTCGGAACTCTGGTGCCAAAAGGCCAATCGCCCACCGGCCAGGATCAAGACGACGTGATTCTCTTGCCCATCACCACGCAGCAGAAGAAGGTCTCGGGAGTGAATCAGGCGCGAGCGAACTCGGTCGGAGCCATGATGGTTCAGGCGGTCTCGCCGCAGGCGATCTCACCGGCCGAGGCCGAAATGCGATCCGTGTTGCGCCAGCGGCATCATTTGCAGGGCGATCAGGACGACGATTTCACCATTCGCAACCTGGAGGAAGTGTTCAAGGCGCAAGAGACATCCTCGCGCGTGATGTCGATTCTGCTGGCGGCGATAGCATCGGTCTCGCTGATTGTGGGCGGCATCGGCATCATGAACATCATGCTGGTTTCGGTGACCGAGCGGACGCGCGAGATCGGCATCCGCATGGCCATCGGCGCCACCGAGAGCGACGTCCAGAGCCAATTCCTGATCGAGGCCGTCGTGCTCAGCCTGATCGGCGGGGCCATCGGCATCCTGTTCGGCGTGGGATCGTCGTTCCTGATTACCCAATTGCTCAGCTGGACGGTGCTGATTTCGCCGATCTCGATCGTGGTCGCGGTCATCTTCTCCAGCGCGGTCGGCGTCTTCTTCGGCTTCTACCCGGCGCGCAAAGCCGCGCGGCTGGATCCCATTGAAGCGCTGCGGTACGAATAG
- a CDS encoding transposase has translation MFVTFSTRRFEILPPTARDIVLECCLREAETRIDLIVVVVMPEHVHMLLTPRMDQTGAPYSIPEIMQSIKGVSAHRINKLLRRQGPVWQQESFDHVPRRAQSVNVRVEYVRQNPVRRGLANKPEEYRWLWVKPGLR, from the coding sequence TTGTTCGTTACGTTCTCGACGCGCCGTTTCGAGATTCTTCCACCAACTGCACGTGACATTGTTCTCGAATGTTGTTTGCGTGAAGCGGAAACGCGAATTGATCTGATCGTGGTAGTCGTTATGCCCGAGCATGTCCACATGCTGCTTACGCCGAGGATGGACCAAACCGGCGCGCCCTACTCGATTCCTGAGATCATGCAAAGCATCAAGGGAGTGTCAGCGCACCGAATCAACAAACTCCTCAGGCGGCAAGGGCCCGTCTGGCAGCAAGAGTCGTTCGATCATGTTCCTCGGCGCGCGCAGAGCGTGAACGTGCGGGTTGAATACGTTCGACAGAACCCGGTGCGCCGGGGACTGGCGAACAAACCCGAGGAGTATCGCTGGCTGTGGGTGAAGCCAGGGCTGCGTTAG
- a CDS encoding choice-of-anchor D domain-containing protein produces the protein MRIGSAGVRVALTCLLLTSSLLAANPRAQRDQDEEAGRDDPEARAAWFLRGRTVMGESAAALRQRAYQQKLALRELRRRQLQQQAAAKSFGDPAGAQQNPDAQVGAAQAGGTGPNWTQLGPRPLISDPTFAVQDYGNVAGRVTSVVVDQSDTTGNTIYVGAANGGVWKSTNAASANPANVTFTPLIEDQATLAVGSIAIKPDNNQVILVGTGETNNSGDSYYGLGILRSTDGGATWSLITSGDGGTHPFRGMGVGRIAFSTDNPNLVVASMSSAATAFGAVAGAGASAEIPGQALRGLYFSNNAGATWSLATANDVAGTASTSSVVYNPQEHLFYAFIRFHGLYSSANGSTWTRLANQPAPAGSGLNGAGVCPAGVGPTTCPIRRGEIAVRPGAQREMYVWYVDLNATDQGIWRTTDGGATWTQLSESGLTSCIDSQGCGTSQGNYNLYLAAVPNGANTDLYAGAVNIFKCSLAGGACNGWLNLTHVYGCFPFGSVGKVHPDQHAVDFSRTNPNVIYFGNDGGIYRTLNGPGLNIGTCGAGTNPFDNLNASIGSLTQINTFSQHPTDPTILLAGTQDNGSPAIDGRNGAGAGVGGTGGTIWAEANGGDGGFTDIDPTAPSNIWYTANTGVSVQRCQGSQNDGTHCIIPDTFPNIIGAANVNNDSSSFYTPYMLDPQNSARLILGTCRVWRGPSVGGNVNWPTGSTANALSFNFGTGDTTTCSSSADFISALAAGGPTTAAGSEVIYAATSGGRIWVTTTASAGPASWVDTTGPINPSHFPISDVFVDRTVASGLTAYITVMGFGSAHVLKTVNGGQTWSNITGNLPDAPADSVTVDPVNSSIVYVGTDVGVFMTSNNGANWTEYGANLPNVPVSRLRTFSNCSANPPISKLRASTYGRGMFQVDLGSAPQPSPSSVTFASQQVNTPSADQIITLTAGAVPFTITTNATTVTGTNASDFPITANTCNGTIPANTSCTITFHFTPGNTGARTATMNIAPTGAGVCALTIPLSGTGAAAQGPVTPVITSISPGTKVAGTGAFTLTVNGSGFAANSVVRWNGADRTTHFVSSTQITADILAGDVAAAGTAVVLVNTPSVGPSASAAFTITAAAVFPANDTFPFAQLRYWPHIVTGIGYVTKMTVTNLTNASNNVIVYFLDQNGNVLESDSLPTLAGGGTARIATPESARFGPLGIKWAIVNSQAAVTINLFFEIKADPNAVAVVNTIGFNDSPPLTAFTVPVEFEPAPPGLGIGRTIGIAVANPNSTQVTFTVKLLDSSGNQVAILSRNVPARGQIGIDLTTSPEFAAALPNGNFLGSIAVTSTGAVSAIALEDDFGPFSAIPVVPGTAK, from the coding sequence ATGCGTATTGGCAGTGCTGGTGTGCGCGTCGCTTTAACCTGCCTCCTCCTCACCTCTTCCCTGTTGGCCGCCAACCCGAGGGCGCAGCGTGACCAAGACGAAGAGGCGGGCCGCGACGATCCGGAAGCGCGCGCCGCGTGGTTTCTCCGCGGACGCACCGTGATGGGCGAGTCCGCCGCCGCGCTGCGGCAGCGCGCCTACCAGCAGAAGCTGGCGCTGCGCGAGTTGCGCCGCCGCCAGCTCCAGCAGCAGGCCGCGGCGAAGTCGTTCGGCGATCCCGCCGGCGCACAGCAGAATCCCGATGCGCAGGTTGGCGCCGCCCAGGCAGGCGGCACCGGGCCCAACTGGACGCAGCTCGGACCGCGTCCGCTGATCTCCGATCCGACGTTCGCTGTTCAGGACTACGGCAACGTGGCCGGCCGCGTGACCTCGGTGGTGGTGGACCAGAGCGACACGACCGGCAACACCATCTATGTGGGTGCGGCGAATGGCGGCGTGTGGAAGTCAACCAACGCGGCCAGCGCCAACCCTGCCAACGTGACCTTCACGCCGCTGATTGAAGACCAGGCCACGCTGGCCGTCGGCTCGATCGCCATCAAGCCCGACAACAACCAGGTGATCCTGGTGGGCACGGGCGAGACCAACAACTCCGGCGACTCCTACTACGGGCTCGGCATCCTGCGCTCCACCGATGGCGGCGCTACGTGGAGCCTGATCACTTCAGGCGACGGCGGCACGCATCCGTTCCGCGGCATGGGCGTCGGCCGCATCGCCTTCAGCACCGACAACCCCAACCTGGTCGTCGCCTCCATGTCCAGCGCCGCGACGGCATTTGGCGCGGTTGCGGGCGCGGGCGCCAGCGCCGAAATTCCCGGGCAAGCCCTTCGCGGGCTGTATTTCTCCAACAATGCCGGCGCAACCTGGTCGCTGGCGACTGCCAACGACGTGGCCGGCACAGCGTCAACGTCGTCGGTGGTTTACAACCCGCAGGAACATCTCTTCTATGCTTTCATCCGGTTCCACGGGCTGTATTCCTCGGCGAACGGCTCGACCTGGACGCGCCTGGCGAATCAGCCGGCGCCCGCGGGTAGCGGCTTGAACGGCGCCGGCGTTTGCCCGGCCGGCGTGGGACCGACGACCTGCCCGATCCGACGCGGCGAAATCGCGGTGCGCCCCGGCGCCCAGCGCGAGATGTATGTGTGGTACGTAGACCTTAACGCTACTGACCAGGGTATCTGGCGCACAACCGACGGCGGCGCCACCTGGACGCAGCTCTCGGAATCCGGCCTTACCAGCTGCATCGACTCACAGGGCTGCGGCACCTCGCAGGGCAACTACAACTTGTATCTCGCCGCTGTGCCCAACGGCGCGAATACCGATCTCTACGCGGGCGCCGTCAACATCTTCAAGTGCAGCCTGGCGGGCGGCGCCTGCAATGGCTGGCTCAATCTCACCCACGTGTACGGCTGCTTCCCGTTCGGCTCTGTCGGCAAAGTGCACCCTGATCAGCACGCGGTGGACTTCTCGCGCACCAATCCGAACGTCATCTACTTCGGAAATGACGGCGGCATTTACCGCACGCTGAACGGGCCCGGGCTGAACATCGGCACGTGCGGGGCGGGCACGAATCCGTTCGACAACCTGAACGCGTCCATCGGTTCGCTTACGCAGATCAACACGTTCTCGCAGCATCCGACCGACCCGACCATCCTGCTCGCGGGCACGCAGGACAACGGTTCGCCTGCCATCGATGGAAGGAACGGCGCGGGCGCGGGCGTCGGCGGCACCGGTGGCACCATCTGGGCAGAAGCTAATGGCGGCGACGGCGGGTTCACGGACATCGATCCAACAGCGCCGAGCAATATTTGGTACACCGCTAACACAGGTGTGAGCGTTCAGCGCTGTCAGGGCTCGCAAAACGATGGCACTCACTGCATTATCCCTGACACCTTCCCCAACATCATCGGCGCCGCGAACGTAAACAACGACAGCAGCTCGTTCTATACGCCGTACATGCTCGATCCGCAGAACTCGGCGCGGCTGATTCTCGGCACGTGCCGAGTGTGGCGTGGGCCGAGCGTCGGCGGAAATGTGAACTGGCCGACGGGGAGTACCGCGAACGCCCTCAGCTTCAACTTCGGCACGGGCGACACGACCACGTGCTCTTCGAGCGCAGACTTCATCTCCGCGCTCGCCGCGGGAGGACCGACAACGGCCGCAGGATCGGAAGTGATCTACGCGGCCACCAGCGGCGGCAGGATCTGGGTGACCACCACAGCATCTGCCGGTCCGGCAAGCTGGGTGGACACCACTGGACCGATCAATCCCAGCCACTTTCCGATCTCCGACGTTTTCGTGGACCGCACCGTGGCCAGCGGCCTGACCGCCTACATCACGGTCATGGGTTTCGGCAGCGCGCACGTGCTCAAGACCGTGAACGGCGGCCAGACGTGGAGCAACATCACCGGCAACCTGCCCGACGCGCCCGCCGACTCGGTTACGGTTGACCCGGTGAACTCCTCCATCGTGTACGTCGGCACCGACGTGGGCGTGTTCATGACGAGCAACAACGGCGCCAACTGGACCGAGTACGGCGCCAACCTGCCCAACGTGCCGGTGTCGCGGCTGCGCACGTTCTCCAATTGCAGCGCGAACCCGCCGATCAGCAAACTGCGCGCTTCCACTTACGGGCGCGGGATGTTCCAGGTGGACCTGGGAAGCGCGCCACAGCCGTCACCCAGCAGCGTGACGTTCGCAAGCCAGCAGGTGAACACGCCCAGCGCCGACCAGATCATTACCCTTACCGCCGGCGCGGTACCTTTCACCATTACGACCAACGCCACCACGGTGACGGGCACGAACGCTTCCGACTTCCCCATCACGGCAAACACGTGCAACGGAACCATCCCAGCCAACACGAGTTGCACGATCACCTTCCACTTCACGCCGGGCAACACGGGCGCGCGCACGGCCACCATGAATATCGCCCCCACCGGCGCTGGCGTTTGCGCGTTGACCATCCCGCTGAGCGGCACCGGCGCCGCCGCGCAGGGACCAGTCACGCCGGTCATCACCTCCATCTCACCGGGAACCAAGGTTGCCGGCACTGGCGCTTTCACCTTGACCGTGAACGGCAGCGGCTTCGCCGCCAACTCAGTGGTGCGCTGGAACGGCGCCGACCGCACCACCCACTTCGTGAGCAGCACGCAGATCACGGCAGACATTCTGGCCGGCGATGTCGCGGCTGCGGGAACCGCGGTGGTACTCGTCAACACACCCTCGGTCGGCCCGTCGGCTTCGGCCGCATTCACCATCACGGCTGCCGCGGTCTTCCCGGCCAACGACACGTTCCCGTTCGCGCAATTGCGCTACTGGCCGCACATCGTGACCGGCATCGGCTACGTGACCAAGATGACGGTCACCAACCTCACCAACGCCAGCAATAACGTGATCGTCTATTTCCTCGACCAGAATGGCAACGTGCTGGAAAGCGACTCGCTCCCGACGCTCGCCGGCGGCGGCACGGCGCGCATCGCCACGCCGGAATCGGCGCGCTTCGGGCCGCTGGGCATCAAGTGGGCGATCGTGAACTCGCAGGCGGCGGTGACCATCAACCTGTTCTTCGAGATCAAGGCCGATCCCAACGCGGTCGCGGTGGTGAACACGATCGGCTTCAACGACTCGCCGCCGCTGACGGCATTCACGGTTCCGGTGGAATTCGAGCCGGCGCCGCCGGGACTGGGCATCGGGCGGACGATCGGCATCGCGGTGGCGAACCCGAACTCCACGCAGGTCACGTTCACGGTGAAGCTGCTCGACTCGAGCGGCAACCAGGTGGCCATTCTCAGCCGCAATGTGCCGGCGCGCGGACAGATCGGCATTGACCTGACCACGTCGCCGGAATTTGCCGCCGCGCTGCCCAACGGCAACTTCCTGGGCAGCATCGCGGTGACCAGCACGGGGGCGGTGTCGGCCATTGCGCTGGAAGACGACTTTGGGCCGTTCTCCGCCATTCCGGTGGTGCCGGGAACGGCGAAGTAG
- a CDS encoding CmcI family methyltransferase, producing MLKTLTALALVVAFCAAAFAWYERRHPRVFIQTVPQDASLRDKFLAAYYSTDVWERTYWMGVPSLQTPTDNWSMQEILWEIKPDFVIETGTYNGGTSLYYAALLSIIGDKGKVITVDIDDSRIGEASQRKLWKERVEFIKGSSVDKAVSDRIRREVEGHSVVVTLDALHTRDHVFKELEIYSQLVPVGSYLVVQDTSVGHPILADAGPGPMEAVQDFLKTHDNFVVDRSREKFLLTFYPSGWLKRVR from the coding sequence TTGCTGAAAACATTGACGGCGCTCGCCTTGGTCGTGGCCTTCTGCGCTGCGGCCTTCGCCTGGTACGAGCGCCGGCATCCGCGGGTGTTCATACAGACGGTGCCGCAGGACGCCTCGTTGCGCGACAAGTTCCTGGCCGCTTACTACTCCACCGACGTGTGGGAGCGCACCTACTGGATGGGCGTCCCATCGCTGCAAACGCCGACCGACAACTGGAGCATGCAGGAGATCCTCTGGGAGATTAAGCCGGACTTCGTCATCGAAACCGGCACCTACAACGGCGGAACGTCCCTTTACTACGCCGCGCTGCTCAGCATCATCGGCGACAAGGGCAAGGTCATCACCGTCGACATTGACGACAGCCGCATCGGCGAAGCCTCGCAGCGCAAGCTCTGGAAAGAGCGCGTGGAATTCATCAAGGGCAGCTCTGTCGATAAGGCCGTGAGCGACCGCATCCGCCGCGAAGTCGAGGGACACTCGGTCGTCGTCACGCTCGACGCGCTGCACACGCGCGACCACGTGTTCAAGGAACTGGAAATCTACTCGCAGCTGGTGCCGGTGGGCAGCTACCTGGTGGTGCAGGACACCTCGGTCGGACATCCGATTCTTGCGGACGCAGGCCCCGGCCCGATGGAGGCCGTGCAGGACTTCCTCAAGACACACGACAACTTCGTGGTGGACCGCAGCCGGGAAAAATTCCTGCTCACGTTCTATCCCTCCGGCTGGCTGAAGCGGGTGCGGTGA